A region of the Arthrobacter sp. FW306-07-I genome:
ACTACCGCAAGGACCTGCTCCAGGCTGCCGGGCTCCAGGTCCCCAAGACCATGGAGGAACTCGAAGCGGCGGCCAAGGCCATCAAGGCTTCCTCCCCTGACACCGCCGGCTTCGTGGCCCGCACAGGCAAGTCCGCCGCGGTCACCCAGTTCTCCAGCTTCCTGTACAGCTTCGGCGGAGACTTTATGGACTCCAACGGCAAGGCCTCCGTCAACACTGACGCAGCCAAGAAGGCCTACGCCTACTACGGCGGCCTGATCAAGAACTACGGTCCCGCCAACGTCAGCACGGACATGAGCTGGCCTGAGGCGATGGCCATCTTCACCCAGGGCGGCGCCGCCTTCTACACCGAGGCCGATTCGCTCTACAAGAACGCCACCGATCCCGCCAAGTCCAAGGTTGCGGACAAAGTTGGCTTCGCTGCGCTGCCCGCCGGCCCCGCCGGTTCCAAGCCCTACAACATCCCCTCCTGGGCGCTGGGCGTGAACCAGAACTCCAGCAACCAGGACAACGCCTGGAAGTTCATCCAGTGGGCCACCAGCAAGGAGCGCACCCTGGCAGCCCAGAAGGCCGGCGTCCCCGGTCCCCGCACGTCCGTCTGGTCCAACCCTGACGGAACCTCCACCTACCCCAAGGACCTGGCTGACGCGATCGCCGCCAGCGCCAAGAACGGCGTGGGCCACGACCGGCCGGAGGTTGTCACGGTAGGCAAGGCACGTGAAATCGTGGGTGCGCCGATCGTCGCCACCATTACCGGCGCAGACACCGCAGCCGCGGCCAACGACGCCCAGACTGCTTTCCAGACCTTCCTGGACAGCGAAAAGAAGTAGGACGCCGGGCGCAGAAGCGCCCCACACCATCGCGCCGGGACGGCTCTCAATGGCCGTCCCGGCGCGGACCCACTTCACCCTCAAACTCTTAGGTGAACCATGTCTGTTTTGAACCCTCCCCGCAGTGCCCGCACACGCCGGGCCGGTGGCCCCGCAGGCGCCGGGGGGAACTT
Encoded here:
- a CDS encoding ABC transporter substrate-binding protein, which gives rise to MKRRSIVKYAAVAAAMSLGLTACSGGGGGSDQAKESGTVRVTLANHVWTEGIKAAIPEFEKSSGLKVELTQLGEDQLSDQYNVKLNAGSDEIDVMMYRPLQEGKAFAKNGYLADLTKNVSSDSGWDWKDYQEGPVKATTVDGKVVGVPIITEREVLYYRKDLLQAAGLQVPKTMEELEAAAKAIKASSPDTAGFVARTGKSAAVTQFSSFLYSFGGDFMDSNGKASVNTDAAKKAYAYYGGLIKNYGPANVSTDMSWPEAMAIFTQGGAAFYTEADSLYKNATDPAKSKVADKVGFAALPAGPAGSKPYNIPSWALGVNQNSSNQDNAWKFIQWATSKERTLAAQKAGVPGPRTSVWSNPDGTSTYPKDLADAIAASAKNGVGHDRPEVVTVGKAREIVGAPIVATITGADTAAAANDAQTAFQTFLDSEKK